One part of the Bdellovibrio bacteriovorus genome encodes these proteins:
- a CDS encoding RDD family protein encodes MPLRGPAPRRRGPVTPAPSRVNGLFKDRRDLNFEQGTGFHGGPSARRKGYKLALWSWLASFIDALILIAVSCVFMLMFSMIVKTPVGSLMNRMFHSQHQLTFFAEVFVMFAWVYMITIRSLMGSTIGEWACDLRLGQPHERLQISYIFRVALRSSLILITGIVTLPLLSLLAGKDLAGALSGLRLFSLK; translated from the coding sequence GTGCCGTTAAGGGGCCCAGCCCCGCGTCGTCGGGGTCCGGTGACTCCGGCTCCGTCACGCGTGAACGGCTTGTTCAAGGATCGTCGAGATCTGAATTTTGAGCAGGGAACCGGTTTTCATGGCGGGCCATCGGCGCGTCGCAAGGGTTATAAACTTGCGCTGTGGTCGTGGCTGGCGTCTTTCATTGATGCTTTGATTCTGATTGCTGTCAGTTGCGTGTTCATGCTGATGTTTTCCATGATCGTGAAAACGCCGGTCGGTTCGTTGATGAATCGTATGTTCCACAGCCAGCATCAGCTGACTTTCTTTGCTGAAGTTTTTGTGATGTTTGCCTGGGTGTACATGATCACGATCCGCAGCCTGATGGGTTCCACCATTGGTGAGTGGGCGTGTGATCTGCGTTTGGGGCAACCTCATGAGCGTCTGCAAATCAGTTATATCTTCCGTGTGGCTTTGCGCAGTTCCTTGATTTTAATCACTGGGATTGTGACCTTGCCGTTGCTTTCGCTATTGGCCGGGAAAGATCTGGCCGGTGCGCTTTCAGGCTTACGCCTTTTCTCTTTGAAGTAA
- a CDS encoding class I SAM-dependent RNA methyltransferase — MPNFQKFETFDKLTTVPCPYAPDCGGCQHIGVPYGDQAQNKINDLSGLFTAASVAFPQPLKVLSAGPAHLRDRLDFSLQDGRLGLYRTDRHEILDIEVCAQLSPALQEWLSDFRKIQWPFKRGSFRLRVGPAGQRGVWIDLANIDIKTLLDEQSILYSLQQQSFVEIGQRRKVPVWTGNEFKLRDPEHHVWFQSWMNDTPVNLYCQVASFTQPSHKANKVICDVIYDWVKRYKAQRLIEFGSGIGNLTFPALAGAESILACEIDELSLQGLERSLNELPASLSHLKDRVTIYRGDFQKKLTQDFSQFDGVLANPPRSGLMGFLNPLQNLAPEQRPEFFIYMSCYPESMARDLVTLQECGYRMQEVFIVDQFPQTDHYEVLGLLQREKA, encoded by the coding sequence ATGCCGAACTTTCAGAAATTCGAAACCTTTGACAAACTGACCACTGTGCCTTGTCCCTACGCCCCGGACTGTGGCGGCTGTCAGCATATCGGCGTGCCTTACGGCGACCAGGCTCAAAACAAAATAAACGACCTTTCAGGCTTGTTTACGGCGGCATCGGTGGCGTTTCCACAGCCCCTCAAAGTTCTTTCCGCCGGCCCCGCCCATCTGCGGGACCGACTGGATTTCAGCCTTCAGGACGGCCGCTTGGGACTTTACCGCACGGATCGTCATGAAATTCTCGATATCGAAGTCTGCGCCCAGTTGAGCCCCGCATTGCAAGAATGGCTCTCGGACTTTAGAAAGATTCAGTGGCCTTTTAAGCGCGGATCCTTCCGACTTCGCGTCGGACCGGCCGGACAGCGCGGAGTGTGGATTGATTTGGCCAATATCGACATCAAAACCCTGCTGGATGAGCAAAGCATCCTGTACTCCCTGCAACAGCAGTCTTTCGTTGAAATCGGCCAGCGCCGCAAAGTTCCGGTTTGGACTGGAAATGAATTTAAGCTGCGCGATCCCGAACATCATGTGTGGTTCCAGTCCTGGATGAACGACACACCGGTGAACCTGTATTGTCAGGTGGCGAGCTTCACTCAGCCCAGCCACAAGGCGAACAAGGTCATCTGTGATGTGATTTATGATTGGGTGAAACGGTACAAAGCTCAGCGCCTGATCGAGTTCGGCTCTGGCATCGGCAATCTGACCTTCCCGGCTTTGGCGGGGGCAGAGAGTATTCTGGCGTGTGAAATCGACGAGCTTTCGCTGCAAGGTCTGGAGCGCTCTTTAAACGAGCTTCCTGCAAGCCTGTCACACCTGAAAGATCGCGTGACGATTTATCGCGGGGACTTCCAGAAAAAACTGACGCAGGACTTTTCCCAGTTCGACGGGGTGCTGGCAAATCCGCCAAGATCAGGTTTGATGGGCTTTTTGAATCCGCTACAAAACCTTGCGCCTGAACAGCGGCCCGAGTTCTTTATTTATATGTCCTGTTATCCTGAATCCATGGCCCGGGATCTGGTGACCCTGCAGGAATGCGGATACCGCATGCAGGAGGTCTTTATCGTCGACCAATTCCCGCAGACGGATCACTATGAGGTTCTGGGATTACTTCAAAGAGAAAAGGCGTAA